The nucleotide window GTGACTGTCACCATTCATGGAAAGACGTACGATCCAACTGGTACTGGTTGCAGTCCTCGTCACCACCGCTGGCTGTGTCGGCGGTCTCGGCGGGGAGCCTGCGAGTGACTCGGCGACCGACGACTCCTCGAGCGACGGTGCGGGCACGGTCGCGTTTTACGTGAGCGACGAGCCGAATCGGATCGACGACTTCGAGCACCTGAACGTGACGATCACGAAGGTCGGCTTCAAGCAGACTAAGGCGGCGGCCGACGACGGCAACGAGTCGACTGGCGACGCCGTCAACGGGACCGACGCGGACGATGCCGACGAGGGGAACGAAACCGCCGAGAACGACACAGACGCCGACGGCGCGGCCGACGAGCGCTGGCTCGAGTACGACGTCGACGAACGGACGGTCGATCTCACCGAGTTGAAAGGGGAGAACGCGACCGTCGTCGACGAGTTCGACCTCCCGGCCGGAGCGTACGAGACGGTCTTCATCTACGTCAGCGACACCGAGGGAGTCCTAACCGACGGCACCGAGACGAACGTGAAACTGCCGAGCGAGAAACTGAAGCTCCAGACTCCGTTCACCGTCGGCGACGGCGACTCGATCGACTTCGTGTACGACATCGCCCCTCACAAAGCCGGGCAGAGCGGGAAATACATCCTCAAGCCGGTGATCGGGCAGAGCGGAACGGGCGACGACGTCGAAATTCGCGATATCGATGCGGATGACAGGGATGCCGACGACGCGAACGCCACCAGCGAGCAGGAGAATAAAAACGCCGCCGAGGATGAGGACGAGCGAGCCGACGGGAACGGCGATGAACAGGATAGAAGCGACGATGAGGCCGGAACTGACGAGCGCGCCACCGACGATTCGATGACGAGCTAGCCTCGAGCGCCAGCGGGCGATCAACGACAACGGCTGTCCGCAGAGTCACGCCGGATACAGGGCGTGTCTCCCGTCTCCGCTTCTAATTCACCATCTCAATAGTGTTAGAAGAACCACCCATAGAACGTTTTTCATCGTCTGAGTGGTACACACAGTCATGGCTTCAGAAACAGCGGGTTCCACAGCGGAGAAAACAGCCGCTGTGAAAGACCTTACGCTGGCGGGAGCGGGAGCGCTCGTGCTTTCACTGGTCATCAACTGGCTTATCGTGTTCGGGGCGAACACCGTCGGTATCGCCCCAGAATTAGACGCGCTAACGTATGGGCCAGTAACGTTGTTTACAACTCTTGGCGTCGTCGGTGCAACGATAACCTACGGTGCTCTGACGCGAATCGCTACCAACCCCGATCGACTATTCGTCGTCGTCGCAGCGATCATTCTCGTCCTGTCGTTAATTCCTGACTTCACAGTGATCCCCGATCAGCCCGGTGGAAGCCTCGTAGCCGGCGCCATTCTCGGCGTGATGCACGTCACGACGGCAGTCATCTGTGTCGGCGTGCTAACCCGCTGAAACCGCCGCTGATCGCGGAGCGTGGAGCGACGGTCGCGTCACGACCGACCCGTATAGCTATACTAACGGACGGCACCATCCATCAGCGCGCATCGAAATCAAACCGATCATCCGTCGCGGGTCTAAGGAGTTACATATTATGAACGAACGCGGAGCAGACCGGGAGGGGCGGAGCGAAACGGGTGTCGAGCGCCACACCGGAGATGACCGCGGCGAGTCACGATCCGAGCATCCGACGGTCGATCTCAGCACCGAC belongs to Natronorubrum aibiense and includes:
- a CDS encoding DUF4382 domain-containing protein, producing the protein MERRTIQLVLVAVLVTTAGCVGGLGGEPASDSATDDSSSDGAGTVAFYVSDEPNRIDDFEHLNVTITKVGFKQTKAAADDGNESTGDAVNGTDADDADEGNETAENDTDADGAADERWLEYDVDERTVDLTELKGENATVVDEFDLPAGAYETVFIYVSDTEGVLTDGTETNVKLPSEKLKLQTPFTVGDGDSIDFVYDIAPHKAGQSGKYILKPVIGQSGTGDDVEIRDIDADDRDADDANATSEQENKNAAEDEDERADGNGDEQDRSDDEAGTDERATDDSMTS
- a CDS encoding DUF6069 family protein, with amino-acid sequence MASETAGSTAEKTAAVKDLTLAGAGALVLSLVINWLIVFGANTVGIAPELDALTYGPVTLFTTLGVVGATITYGALTRIATNPDRLFVVVAAIILVLSLIPDFTVIPDQPGGSLVAGAILGVMHVTTAVICVGVLTR